The sequence below is a genomic window from Sorangiineae bacterium MSr12523.
GCCTCGGCGCGCAGGGTCGATGGCGCAGGCGTGGGCTCGATGCTCGACATGGCCATGGGCCACGCCATCGCGACGAACGGTACGATGGCCCAGAATACCGAGCGCCATCCGAGTCGCTCGGCCAATGCGCCCGCAATGGTGGGGCCGATCAATCCGGGGATGGTCCACGCGGCGGAGAGCCAGGCCATCATGGCTGCACTCGCCGATTCGGGGTACTGCTTCGCGACCAAAATGAAGCACACCCCGCTGATGCCGCCGGCGCCCAATCCCTGCGCGCTGCGCGCGATCAAGAAAAGCCACCACGATGGTGCCAGTGCACCGAGAACGCACCCCACGAGAAAGAGCAGGGTGCCGGCGGTGAAGAGCGTTCGCGTTCCGAACTGGGCATCGCCTTTGCCGATGATGGCCGACCCCATGATCTGGGCCAGCGTGAACGTCGAAAACGCGAGGCCATACGAATGCATCCCGCCAAGTTGCTCGGCCGTCGCTGGCATGACGGTGCCCACCCCCATGTACTCGAAGGCCATGGCGCTGCTGGCGCAGAGAAGGCCAACGGTCAAAAGGCGATGCGACGGCGAAAAGGGGCGCGATGGGCTCGATGAACTGACGATGGAGGGCGACATGAACGTGTATCGGGAAGCGTGGGGCGAAGATCGCCCACGACCAGGACGATTCTTCTTAATGAGAATTTTGCCAATCGGCTAGGCCGTCCCGACCCACGCTTACTCGAGACGAGTCCCTAGCCGCGCATCAATTGCGTGATCTGAAGGAGGTTGCCACAGCTGTCGTTCAGCGTGGCGATCTTCGACGCGGTCACGTCGGTTGGCGGCATGGAAAACTCGGCGCCGCGCGCCTTCATGCGCTCGTAGTCGGCCTGCACGTCGTCGGAGAAGAACATGGCGGCGGGCTGGCCCTGCTGGAACATCGCCTGCTGGTAGGCTTTGGTCGCCGGCTTGTCGCAGAGCGCGAGCTGCAGCTCCGTTCCGTTCGGGTCCTCGGGTGAAGCGACCGTGAGCCACCGGAACGGTCCCTGGCTGAAGTCAGCCTTTTTCACGAAGCCCAACACCTCCGTATAGAAACGGAGAGCCTTCTCTTGGTCGTCGACGTACACGGTGGTCAGCTTGATCTTCATTGGCTTTTTCTCCTGTTGTCACATTCGAGTCGGAATTCATTCGTCCATCTCGTCGAGCCGCTGCTCGAGGCGACGGACATGGTTCATCCAAAAGGCGCGGTAGTACGCGAGCCAGTCCCTGAGCGCTTTCATCCCACGCGCCTCCTCGCAACCTCCGCCAGCACCTGGGAAAGCTTGTGTTCGGCCACCATCGTGCTGTGCATGACCATTTCATAAGCCATGACTTATGAGATGTCAAGCGCCGGATCGACGGGCTCGTGACGATGCCTCGCCGAGCTGGTTCGTGGGGGAGTCCGCAGCAGAGAACAGGAAGCTCACAGGCCCCATTGGCGCAATCGTCCACCGCACGCAGCCGGTATCGTGCGCACCACGCATGTTAGGTTGCGCGAATGAATCTTATCGATCCCGTCCTCAATCACGCCATGCTCGTGGTTCGCAGCGTTCTCTCCGAACGGTGGGTTGCGGCGGAACCGGAACAGTACACGTTTCAATTTCAGCATCTTACGGATTGCGGAGTCCCACTCACGGGGCTGATTTGGATCAACCCTGCAGCCCACGCGCTCCACCTTCGCGTCCTCTTCCAGAATGTCGAACCCGCAGCGCGCGAGGAGGTGGTCCAATACATGACCGCCGTCAATTACCAGCTTCCCAATGGCTGCTTCGCCATGGATCCCGATTCAGGCGAACTGCGGTTCAAGGCCAGCATTTTCTTCCGAGGGGCAGAATTGTCGTACGCGCTCGTTTCGAATTTGGTCGAATCCTCGCTCGAATTCGTCGATGCGCATGCGCACCAATTCATCCACGTGATGATGGGCGGAGAGGCGGCTACGGCCGATGCGCATGTCGAAGAGGAGAACGACGGTTCTTCGTCGGATCCCCGCCCGCCATTCGAGCAGTATCTCGACGACTATTTGCACCATTTGCTTCGTGAAGCGGGCATGGCGCTCGTTTCACGCGAAGACGTGCGCTCGCTCGGTGCATATTTCGAAGAGACGACGGGGACCCGTTTTCCCGTGGAGGTGTTCGAGGGGCTGCCCGCATCGACGCGAACGCCACAAGGCATGTTGCGTGCGTACCAAGCGCGCACCCTTCGCTTTTCCACGAGCGGCAAAGGGCAGCAGATGGTGCTCGACTTCGTGACCGCCCATCGTCGCCAAAAGCTGCCGCGGCATTAGGTAGAAGCTAACGCGGAGCCTCGTGGAGCTCGATCGGATTGCCGTCGGGGTCTTCGACCTGGATCTGCCTGCCGCCGGGCCCCACCTCCACCTGGTTTCGGAAGGCGGTTCCGGCGCTCCGAAGGGCGGCCACGGTGACGTCGAGGTCGTCGACGTAGAGGACAATCCTGTTCCACCCGCCGGGTTCCTGCCGGCGGCCGTCCGGCATCGGCCGCGAGCCCGAGCTGTCCGGTCCACTCAGCAAAAGGTGCAGGTCGCCGCGCGACACGGTCGCGAAGACCGGACCGAACCGCTGCTTCGATTCGAAGCCGAGGTGCTCGGTGTAGAACGCGATGGCGCGCTCCACGTCTCGAACCTGGTAGCGGATGACGGCCGCCTTGGTATCTGCGGAGAAGGGCGCTGTTTGCGCGCTGCGTGCTTCGCTCATCGTCAAACCTCCGTGTGGTTCTTGGCCCTAAATAGGCACGGACGCGGACGGAGTCTTGGACGGATTTTACCCCGCATCGGACAGAGCGACGTGGTTCTCCTTGACGTGGGTCCGACGCAGAGCCAGGAACTCGCCCGGCGAAACGCCGGTAAGCTCCACCCAATCGCGACAGAGGTGAGCCTGATCGAAGTAGCCGCACTCGAGCGCCACGCGGGACCATTTCGGCCGTGGGCTCTGCATCGTGAGCGCGAGGGCACGCTGGAATCGACGCACCCTGGAGTAGCGCTTCGGCGTCATGCCGACGTCCTCCGTGAAGATCTCGATGAAGCGCCGTCGACTGAGGCCGAGCGTTCTGGTGATCTCTCCGATTTCGACCTCGGGTCGGTCGAGGCAGGAGAGCGACGACCTCACCGAATCGCGCACCGCCCGGCTGCGTCGTAGCCGCGCGAACAGAGCGCCCTCGAGGATCCGAAACCGCTGGTACGAATCGGCTGCGGCGCAGAGCCGCTCGCGAAGCTCGATTGCGCGAGCCCCCCACAGAGCATCGAGACCAACGTGCGCATCGGCGAGCTCGCCAGGGGGCGCGCCAAGCAGGCCGCCAACCCCACCAGGCCTGAAATGAACGCCCATGACGGAGGCATGCTCGCGCGTGTCGATCCCGAAGGACGTGCCGTAGCAGCCGGACACCATCGCTCCCGGAAACCGATGGCAGACCTCACCCGCGGGCTCGAAACCGTAAATGCGAAATTCGTCCTCTTGCAGGTTGATGACCAGCTCGATGGTACCGCTGGGAACGATCCGCTCGCGCGCGTGATCGGGGACGTCGCTCAAATACCAAAGGTAGTCCACGATCCCACGCAGAGGCGGGCTCGGTTTGCAAACGCGGTAACGCATCGAATGGCCACCCTCCTCGCCGGGAAGAAACGAGCGTACTGGAAACACCTCGAACGGCAAGACGGGCTCGGCGCCTCTCATTCGATGAATCTTGGAAACGCTTGAGACAAGAGCATCATCCAAGTTTCGCTCCCCTGCCCGGCGTCCCGCCCCCCCCTTTGGACGCCTGGTCGATGAAGTCCCTCTCCAGGAGTCCTCCATGGCACTTCGTTGGTATGCGGTCGCGACCGGTGTGTCCGCGGCCCTGCTCTGCGGCTGCGCATCGAGCCATGATTCGAGTGGCGGCGCCCGATCCGATGGGATCGTCGACGTTCCCCAGACCCCCGTGGAGCGTCAATCGATTGGAAACTGTTGGCTCTACGCCGAGGCCAGTTGGATCGAGTCCATGCACCTGTCCGCCACCGGCGAAGTATTCGATATTTCGCAGTCGTATTGGACCTATTGGCATTGGTTCGATCAAATCGCCGCGCAGGGCGCGAACACCATCGAGACCGGCGGCAACAACGAGATTGGCAATCGCATCGTGGCTTTGCGCGGGCTGGTGCGCGGCGCCGATTTCGTGGCGACGGATCCCAACGGCGAAATGTCCGAGCGGCAGAAAAGCGCCCTCGAAGCGATTCAGCGGGAGCTCGCCTCCGGACGGCTATCGGCCTTTTCGGGCCGCGGGAACGGCGCACTGATCCGCCAGGTGCTCGACGATGCGTGGGATCTGCCACGAGAAACCCGTGCCTGGCTCGACCGCGCATTTGGCGCAGATGCCTCGCGCGCGCTCACGCCGCAGGATACGCCGATCGTTTCGCCCGGCGCATTCCAGGTTCGATATGCCGATCGCAGTACCGATTCCGAAAAGGCGGCCTTCAAAACGGCGAGCCTATCCCATGCCCTCGCCGACTGGCATTCGGTGCCTTATCCCGCGGACGAGCGCCCACGACGCGACTTCCTCGTGCGGGTCCAGAAGGCTTTGCACGATCGGCAGCCGGTGCTCCTGTCGTGGGACGTCGACTTCAATGCCTTGGAGTCCGGCAACAATGAACGGCGCGGCTCCTTCAACATGACGACCCTTCGCGCCGCCGGCGGGCCGGGCACCCAGGGCGGGCACATGGTGGTCCTCGAAGACTACCAAGCCACCACCGAGTCCTTCGGCTTGCTTCGTGCGGGGACGACCCTCGATCCCAATCAGCCGGCGGACAAGTCCAAGTTGGACGCGGCGCTCCTGCCGTCGACGCAAATTCAGTTCCTGCGCGTCAAGAATTCGTGGGGCACCTTCCGGGAGGACCGAGGGACCGTGCCCGGGTTTCCGGGCTATCACGATCTCTATATGGATTATTTGAACGGCCCCATCGCATGGTGCCCCGGCTCGTCGTGGTTCTGTGGTGGCATGACCATTCCATTGCGGACGGTGGGCCTGCCACCCGGGTATTGACGGCGTCTACCGGCTCTCGAGCCACGCCATCGACCCGGTGTGCAGGTTCACCCGACGGGGGTTGCTGGCGTGGGCCGCCTCGAGTGCGCGTCGGTTGATCGGGTTCGTCGTGAGAAAGCGCATTCTCGCGGTGGAGTCGCCGATGGCATCGGCGCGGGTCCCAAGTTGTTCGATGACACTTTCGAGAATGCGCTCTGCCGAGTGATCCCCGGCGGACGCGTAGGCTTCGAAGGCGGCGAGCTTCAATCGCACCTCGGCGAAGCCGCCGCCGCCGAGGCGATCGAGACGGAGAAGCGCCGCATTCGCGTACTCGCGTGCCTCGGCATTTCGGCCGCGGCGCAGCGAGACCTTCACCCGGGCAGCATCGGCGTAAGGACGAATGGCGACGAAGTCGACCAGTCTATCGAGCGCTTGCGCCAGGTGCTGCTCCGCCGCATCGAGCGCGCCACGATCGAGGAAGATCTGCCCGAGGATGGCATTGGCAAACGCTGCCAAGTTCTCGTCACCCGGATGCTCCAAAAAGCTTCGAAGCATCTGCTCCGCCTCCTCGAGCGCGGACGCGTCTTCCTTGTCGACCAGCGTCATGGCCAATTGAAGCGTGGCGATGCCGTTCGTGAATTTGTCGCCATCCCGCAAAGCCTCCGCGCGGGCGGTTCGCAGTTTTTCTTCGCCGGCGTCGATGTTCCCCAGATGCGCGAGCGATACGCCTCGGTAGATCCGCGCCTTGGTGAGATGGCGCCGGTGGCTGGCCGTCTCGAACAAAGCTTCGGCGCGGGCGGCGGCCATCGATGCCGACCAGGGATCGCGCGAAAGGAACCAGCCTGCATGGGCGTGCGAAAATTCCCACGACCCCCGAACCGAGAGCCTATCGCTCGTTTCGACGATGGCGTCCATTCGGGCCAAGTAGGTTTGGACCTGCTCGCGGCGCCACAACAAGGTCAGCATGGCCGACAGGCTGCGCAACGATTCCACGTAAGCCCCGACCGCGTCGGGCTCCGGATCGGTCGTACGCAGGACTTCGCCCCATTCGAGCGCCTCGTCGTAGCGGTTGAGTGACGACAACATGGCCACGACCATCGTTCCCACCGCATTGCACCAATCGACGCTACCGCGATGGAGCAAGGGGAGCGCCTCGGAGACGAGCTCGTATCCCTTCAGGTAATCGCAGTCCAACATGAGGGCCCGCGCCTGCACGCCGCGAAGGGTGCCGCGCAGCTCACCACTCGCTCCACACGCGATTCCCTGTTCGGCGAGCCGCGAAACCTCCCGAAGGTTCGCATGGTCGAGGGCCTGCGCGGCCGCGCGCGCAAACAGCACGGTCGCGCGATCCAACTCGCCGCCAAGCGCGTAATGCTCCGCCAGGACGTGCGGCGCGTGCTCGCCGGTCGATTGGAGAAATTCGGCGGCGGCGCGGTGGCCTGCCTTTCGGCCGTCGTCGGTCAGCAGACCGTGCGCCGCCTCACGCACGAGCGCATGGCGAAAGGTGTATTCGGTATCCCCGAGAAGCCGGCTGGTGCCGTTCTTCGTGATGAGCTCGCGACGCGTCAGCTCCTCCAGGTGTTTGTCGACCCGGCTTGCAGGCATGTATTGCCGCATCAGGGCCAGAACGCCGCCGCGCCAGAAAGTGCCACCGTAGACGCTCGCAGCGCGGAGCACCCGCCGCAGCTCGGGCTCGAGGTGCTCGAGCCGGGCCTGCAAAATGGCCACCACCGTGTCCGGCAAGATATCGGTTCGGTCCTCCGCAACGAAACGGATCAATTCCTCCAGAAAGAGCACATTGCCCGCAGCCTGCTCGACGATGCGCATGACGATCCCCGGTGTGACGCCGCCACCGAGGGCCTGCACCACGAGCTGCGCACTCGCCCGCGTGCTCAAGCCATCCAGGTAGAGATCCTCGCCTTTGCACTCGTGCCAGAGCTTCGGATACAGCGCTTCGACCTCGGGCCTCGCCAGAGCGAGAACCATCACGGGCTTGTCATGGCAATCTCGGAGCGATGCGTCGATCACCCGCACCGTGAGATCGTCGCCCCAGTGCAGATCTTCCAGGACGAGCAGCACCGGATGCGCGGTGCATTCCGCGCGTAAGAACGAGACGAACGCAGCCGAAATGTGCGCGTCCATGCTGCGCCGATCCAATCGCGCGTCCCAGAGCTTCGGGCTCGTGTTCGAGGGAAAGGGGATCCCGCAAAGCTCGCCCAGAAATTCGCTGACGAATCGAGCTTCGTCCGGCGGCACGTGCCGGCGCACCCGCTCGGCGAGCTTGCCTTGCTGCACGGCCAGCTCCTCGTCGTCGTGCACGTCGACCAGCCGGCGCAGGGCATCGGCGAGCAAACCATAGGGCGTACCGGCACGCGTTGGATCGCTCCGTCCAATCCAGACGTCCACGGATTGTCCCTGACGCACGCCGCGCACGAATTCGTGACGCAGACGCGACTTGCCCACCCCAGGTTGCCCGATCACCAGGCCGAGGCGCGCGGCCGACTCCCCGCGGCACTCGTCGAAAAGGCGCTGCAGCTGCGCGAGCTCGCGATCGCGACCAATGCACGGCATGGGCTTGCCGAGAAGCAACCGCGCCTCGTCGACGGCGAGTTCGGAGTCCAAGACGAAGAATCCGGAATCCGCAGGCCGCATTTTGAATCGCGCATCGAGCAGATGCGCGGTCATGGCGTCGAGGTAAATGCCGGGCCAACCGCCCGAGGCGGACTGGACTTCGCCGCTGGGCATATGCTGTCCTGCGACCACGACGGGGCCGGTCGTGATCACCACCCGCCGCGAGGGAAAGCGCCCGCGTAGAAAGAGGGCGCAGCGCGCGGCCTGCACGCACTGGTCGGTCGCGGTCGTGCGCTCCGTGAGCGCCAAGGTCACCAGCATCGAACCGCCGCTCGGCCCTTCGATCCGCGCATCGAAGCGGTCACGGAGCGTGTCGCCGAGAGCCCGGAATTTCTCGTCGAAGGCCGGATCTTCGTTCGGCGGCGCGCGCTCCTCGATCACGGAGATGACGCTGACCAGCCGCATCGCCTCGGTCTCCTCGGAAAGGAGCGAGTGGGCGCGCGCCTGGCGTGAGCTCTTCGGTGCACTCTCCTCCAGAGGCCCCAGCGCATTGAGCTCCTCCAGCAATGCGCCGGCATCTTTGGGCCGCCGCTCCGGATCCTTTTCGAGCATGCGCTGGAGCAGCAGGTCCAACTTTTCCGGCATGTCCGGTCGGACCGCGCGCAGGTTCAGAAAATCGTCGAGGAGCACGCTCGGGAGTACGATGGTGGCCTGGCCGGCCACGAGCGGCGTGAGGCCGGTCAGGCACGTGTACATCAAGCACCCGAGCGCAAAGACATCGGCGCTCGGCCCGATGTTTCGCTCCCCGCGGGCCTGCTCGGGGGCCATATAAAGCGGGGTTCCGATGGCGTGCCCCGCCCCCGTCAATTCGGACGCCATCAGCCGCCCTACCCCGAAATCGAGCAAAATGGGACGAGCAGGGAGTCCGTGACGGAGAAAGATGTTTTCCGGTTTGAGATCCCGATGCACGAACCCTCGCCGGTGCGCGGCCGAAAGCGCGTCGGCGATACCGCGGAACATGCTGACCGTCTCGACCAGCGTCAGGCCGCAGCGCTCGAGCCGCTCGTCGAGATCCTCGCCATCGAGCCACTCCATTGCCAGAAAGGCGCGGCCGCGCGCGGAGATTCCATGATCGACGTACGCAACGATGCCCGGGTGCCGGAGCTCCGAGAGCATGTACGCTTCGCGGCAAAATCGCTCTAGGAAAAAGCGACGGTTCGCAAAAGGGTGCAGCACCTTGAGCGCCACGGTTGCGCCACTGCATTGCCGATCGCGCGCCCGGTAGACGACACCCATGCCGCCCTTGCCCGCAACCCGCTCGACGATGAACCGGTCCGCGAAGACCGTCCCGGGGGCGAGTTCCGTATTGTCCATCGTATCGGAGTTACCTCTCTCCTTCCGATGTCGGCTCGAAACTCCGGACGGCGCTCGCAATCCACAAATTGTTCGATAAATTTGGCAACTCAAGCAGCGATTCGCCGCGCACCCACTGAGCAAAATATTGCTCAAATTGTTGCCCTAACACCTAATGACATTGAACAGCATCCGCGCAAACGCGGATTTATGCGGGCAATTCGCCGGCGAACGCCCGAATACGAATTATCCCCATAACGAGGATTGCGCACGACGTCGAATTGGCGTGTACCGACGGACTCGACGGACGGTATGGAAATCTTCTAACTACACACACATTTAGTGCCTCACCATTTGCCCAGTGATCATCAGAACAGCAAGAAACGTGAGCCCGCAAAGTCGCGGGTTGGAACGTTAGGGGAGGTCACGACAATGATTCGATCTAATTGGTTTCGTGCAGGAGTAATTGCACTTTTCGCGGCATCGATCGGAGCACTCGGTTGCGCTTCGGGCGACAGCGGCACTTCTTCGAGCGACCAGCTCACCGGAGATCAGGGTGCGAAGCCGGTGCCTGCGGCCGTCAAGGCCAAGGGTCACTCGGGTCGCGCGGTGGCGGCGTCCGTGGATTTCAAGCCGTTTGGACTGGGTAACTACGGCGGGCTGAACGTCGCTGACCCGGGCGCCCTCGACGCAGCGGGCACGCCCAAGGCCTGGACGTTGACTGGCGTTAACGCGGACAACCTCGCGCAATATGCCAACCTCAACGCCTCGGTCAAGGGCTCGGACAGCGGCACCCATGCCGCCTCGGCGAGCGTCAATGGCACGGTCTTCGAGGCCGCGCCCGAGGGCTCTTTGCTGAGCGACCTCTTTGCGCCAGGCGGCGGCGGCATCATCATCGACCTCGCGAAGCTCCTGCAGGGCCTCGGGTTGTCCGATCTGATCGATGACCTCGTTGGCAAGAACGCGCCCGACTACCTCAAGCTGATGATCACCTACGACGTCATTCAGCAAGACGCGGACGCATCGTGCTCGGCGGGCGGCCCGGTGGTGTCGGCGAAGACGACCATCACGAACATGAAACTCAATGGCAAGCCCATTGTCGACTACACGGCCGTCCCGAACACGGTGGTGTACGATCTCAAGGACGTCCTGGGGCTCAACCTCGGGTACATGACCATCAATGCACAGTCGAGCGACGGCAGCTCGATCGACTCGGCCGCCGTGGTCCTGAACGTGTTGGACCTGGTGGAAGTCAAGCTCTCGCGTGCGAGCGCCGGCGTGGAATGCGCCGCGGGCGACCACTGAGTAGCTAACGGATAGTACCGCGGGCTCGACCGAGGCGAGCCCGCTTATTCTCGCTGACGCGTAACGCGCGTCTCGTCACTGGATTTCGCTCGCATGGTCCGTACGGGTTTTTGGGAGGGGACCGTCTCGGATCTTGGCGGGCGAAATCCAGAAATTCAAATGAATGGACGCTGGCCGCGTCCTCGGAGGGACGTGGCCACCGCCAGGACGCCAGGGCCGCCGCCGACAAGGGGTTAATCCCCCCCTCATGCGCCGGCGGCCCTTGCGTCCTGGCGGTTTGTCTTGAATACGAGCCCGACATTTCAGATCCGTCCTAACGGTCATATCTGCGACCGATTTCGCGAACGGATTCCTGATTTGGTCGCCGGCGCCAGCGACGGCACCTAGGATCCCCCGTGGACCGCCAACGCAGGGGGCGCCATGGCCGTAGACAGGCTCGAGCTCAAGACAATCTTCGCCGAACGCTTCC
It includes:
- a CDS encoding YbjN domain-containing protein codes for the protein MNLIDPVLNHAMLVVRSVLSERWVAAEPEQYTFQFQHLTDCGVPLTGLIWINPAAHALHLRVLFQNVEPAAREEVVQYMTAVNYQLPNGCFAMDPDSGELRFKASIFFRGAELSYALVSNLVESSLEFVDAHAHQFIHVMMGGEAATADAHVEEENDGSSSDPRPPFEQYLDDYLHHLLREAGMALVSREDVRSLGAYFEETTGTRFPVEVFEGLPASTRTPQGMLRAYQARTLRFSTSGKGQQMVLDFVTAHRRQKLPRH
- a CDS encoding VOC family protein, which produces MKIKLTTVYVDDQEKALRFYTEVLGFVKKADFSQGPFRWLTVASPEDPNGTELQLALCDKPATKAYQQAMFQQGQPAAMFFSDDVQADYERMKARGAEFSMPPTDVTASKIATLNDSCGNLLQITQLMRG
- a CDS encoding AraC family transcriptional regulator, with product MRGAEPVLPFEVFPVRSFLPGEEGGHSMRYRVCKPSPPLRGIVDYLWYLSDVPDHARERIVPSGTIELVINLQEDEFRIYGFEPAGEVCHRFPGAMVSGCYGTSFGIDTREHASVMGVHFRPGGVGGLLGAPPGELADAHVGLDALWGARAIELRERLCAAADSYQRFRILEGALFARLRRSRAVRDSVRSSLSCLDRPEVEIGEITRTLGLSRRRFIEIFTEDVGMTPKRYSRVRRFQRALALTMQSPRPKWSRVALECGYFDQAHLCRDWVELTGVSPGEFLALRRTHVKENHVALSDAG
- a CDS encoding VOC family protein, which gives rise to MSEARSAQTAPFSADTKAAVIRYQVRDVERAIAFYTEHLGFESKQRFGPVFATVSRGDLHLLLSGPDSSGSRPMPDGRRQEPGGWNRIVLYVDDLDVTVAALRSAGTAFRNQVEVGPGGRQIQVEDPDGNPIELHEAPR
- a CDS encoding protein kinase, translating into MDNTELAPGTVFADRFIVERVAGKGGMGVVYRARDRQCSGATVALKVLHPFANRRFFLERFCREAYMLSELRHPGIVAYVDHGISARGRAFLAMEWLDGEDLDERLERCGLTLVETVSMFRGIADALSAAHRRGFVHRDLKPENIFLRHGLPARPILLDFGVGRLMASELTGAGHAIGTPLYMAPEQARGERNIGPSADVFALGCLMYTCLTGLTPLVAGQATIVLPSVLLDDFLNLRAVRPDMPEKLDLLLQRMLEKDPERRPKDAGALLEELNALGPLEESAPKSSRQARAHSLLSEETEAMRLVSVISVIEERAPPNEDPAFDEKFRALGDTLRDRFDARIEGPSGGSMLVTLALTERTTATDQCVQAARCALFLRGRFPSRRVVITTGPVVVAGQHMPSGEVQSASGGWPGIYLDAMTAHLLDARFKMRPADSGFFVLDSELAVDEARLLLGKPMPCIGRDRELAQLQRLFDECRGESAARLGLVIGQPGVGKSRLRHEFVRGVRQGQSVDVWIGRSDPTRAGTPYGLLADALRRLVDVHDDEELAVQQGKLAERVRRHVPPDEARFVSEFLGELCGIPFPSNTSPKLWDARLDRRSMDAHISAAFVSFLRAECTAHPVLLVLEDLHWGDDLTVRVIDASLRDCHDKPVMVLALARPEVEALYPKLWHECKGEDLYLDGLSTRASAQLVVQALGGGVTPGIVMRIVEQAAGNVLFLEELIRFVAEDRTDILPDTVVAILQARLEHLEPELRRVLRAASVYGGTFWRGGVLALMRQYMPASRVDKHLEELTRRELITKNGTSRLLGDTEYTFRHALVREAAHGLLTDDGRKAGHRAAAEFLQSTGEHAPHVLAEHYALGGELDRATVLFARAAAQALDHANLREVSRLAEQGIACGASGELRGTLRGVQARALMLDCDYLKGYELVSEALPLLHRGSVDWCNAVGTMVVAMLSSLNRYDEALEWGEVLRTTDPEPDAVGAYVESLRSLSAMLTLLWRREQVQTYLARMDAIVETSDRLSVRGSWEFSHAHAGWFLSRDPWSASMAAARAEALFETASHRRHLTKARIYRGVSLAHLGNIDAGEEKLRTARAEALRDGDKFTNGIATLQLAMTLVDKEDASALEEAEQMLRSFLEHPGDENLAAFANAILGQIFLDRGALDAAEQHLAQALDRLVDFVAIRPYADAARVKVSLRRGRNAEAREYANAALLRLDRLGGGGFAEVRLKLAAFEAYASAGDHSAERILESVIEQLGTRADAIGDSTARMRFLTTNPINRRALEAAHASNPRRVNLHTGSMAWLESR